The Salvelinus sp. IW2-2015 linkage group LG8, ASM291031v2, whole genome shotgun sequence genome window below encodes:
- the LOC111967893 gene encoding X-ray repair cross-complementing protein 5 has translation MAEWNAYYQNEDEDVDGEEGDEFEVDYKSTGRDSLVFLVDASKEMFISGEDGEPSPFDLTMQCVHSVYTSKIISSDKDLVALVFYGTEQSKNPRNTFKHVYVYHDLDSPGARRVKDVDGLRGENGAQVADETMGSGKTNLGEALWCCSNLYSDVKLRLSHKRLMIFTCRDTPHRGDSERDRLARTKAGDLKETGVVIDLMHLMKPGGFDVSLFFCDVVSPPEDEAELGLQMEPCGKLEDLRKRVRAKEMKKRSMARLNLCLGEGMNVAVGVYITVRQTKKPNADKLYRDNNEPVHTKTRLYHTQTGSLLLPSDTKRAQVYAGRQIVMEKDEVDVIKKFSDPGLELIGFKPMERLKLHHQLRSALFIYPEEEAVTGSACVFTALLCRCSERNVFALCKYTRIRNSPPRFIALVPQREELDEGQVQIEAPGFHGIFLPYADDIRNLDAPQLPTASDAQVEKMKEIVHKLRFKYRSGAFENPVLQQHYRNLEALALDLLVPEHIEDHTMPKVKMMDKCLGSLAQEFKDLVYPADYNPEGKTAPKRKPAEEAGGAEKKPKVEMSEDELRAHVQKGTLGKLTVPVLKDACKQFGVKVTGTKKQELIDALKAQLAK, from the exons ATGGCAGAGTGGAACGCCTACTACCAGAATGAGGATGAAGATGTGGACGGGGAAGAAGGggatgagtttgaag TGGACTATAAGAGCACAGGGCGTGACAGCCTGGTGTTTCTGGTGGATGCTTCCAAGGAGATGTTCATCAGTGGGGAGGATGGAGAGCCCTCACCATTTGACTTGACCATGCAG TGTGTCCACAGCGTGTATACCAGTAAGATCATCAGCAGTGACAAGGACCTGGTGGCTCTAGTGTTCTATGGGACGGAACAGAGCAAGAACCCCAGGAACACTTTCAAGCATGTCTATGTTTACCATGACCTGGACTCACCTG gtgCCCGTCGGGTGAAGGATGTGGACGGGCTGCGTGGGGAGAACGGTGCCCAGGTGGCAGATGAGACCATGGGCAGTGGGAAGACCAACCTGGGTGAGGCCCTGTGGTGCTGCTCCAACCTCTACAGCGACGTCAAGTTGCGGCTCTCCCACAAGCGCCTCATGATCTTTACCTGCCGAGACACGCCACACAGGGGCGACAGCGAGCGTGACCGCCTAGCCCGCACCAAGGCCGGTGACCTTAAAGAGACTG gtGTGGTGATAGACCTGATGCATCTGATGAAGCCAGGTGGGTTTGACGTCTCGCTTTTCTTCTGCGACGTGGTGAGCCCCCCCGAGGATGAGGCTGAGCTGGGCCTGCAGATGGAGCCTTGTGGGAAACTGGAGGACCTCCGGAAGAGGGTTCGAGCCAAGGAGATGAAGAAGAGATCCATGGCAAG GTTGAATCTATGTCTGGGGGAAGGGATGAACGTGGCGGTGGGTGTGTACATCACGGTCCGACAGACCAAGAAGCCTAATGCCGACAAGCTCTACAGAGACAACAACGAGCCCGTCCACACCAAGACACGCCtctaccacacacagacaggcagcctGCTGCTCCCCAGTGACACCAAGAGGGCTCAG GTGTATGCAGGAAGGCAGATAGTGATGGAGAAAGATGAGGTGGATGTGATAAAGAAGTTTTCTGACCCGGGTCTGGAGCTGATTGGGTTCAAACCCATGGAGCGTCTCAAACTGCACCACCAGCTCAGATCTGCTCTCTTCATCTACCCAGAGGAGGAGGCGGtcacag GGAGTGCCTGTGTGTTTACAGCGTTGCTGTGCAGGTGTAGTGAGAGGAACGTGTTTGCTCTGTGTAAATACACACGGATCCGTAACTCTCCCCCACGCTTCATAGCCCTGGTGCCCCAGAGAGAGGAGCTGGATGAGGGCCAGGTCCAGATTGAGGCTCCAG GCTTCCATGGCATCTTCCTGCCCTACGCGGATGACATCCGTAACCTGGACGCTCCTCAGCTCCCCACCGCCTCCGACGCCCAGGTGGAAAAGATGAAGGAGATAGTACACAAGTTACGCTTCAAATACAG GAGTGGTGCCTTTGAGAACCCAGTCCTACAGCAGCACTACAGGAACCTGGAAGCCTTGGCACTAGATCTCTTGGTCCCGGAGCACATAGAGGACCACACCA TGCCCAAGGTGAAGATGATGGACAAGTGTCTTGGTTCCCTGGCTCAGGAGTTCAAAGATCTGGTGTACCCTGCTGACTACAACCCAGAGGGCAAGACTGCACCCAAACGCAAACCAG CTGAGGAAGCAGGCGGAGCAGAGAAGAAGCCTAAGGTGGAGATGTCTGAGGACGAGCTGAGGGCTCACGTACAGAAAGGCACCCTGGGTAAGCTGACGGTGCCCGTGCTAAAGGACGCCTGTAAGCAGTTTGGGGTGAAGGTCACAGGGACCAAGAAACAGGAGCTAATAGACGCCTTGAAGGCACAGCTCGCAAAATGA